Proteins encoded within one genomic window of Streptomyces sp. NBC_01314:
- a CDS encoding DUF4394 domain-containing protein has product MKAGTRKRITAAIAVVVTSTALMLGMPGIASAAPAAGPSLRAFGISGDGTLMATFTTDRPDVLNWVRAVTGLSSDTALVGIDFRVQDGLLYGVGNKGGIYTIKTPPATTDVVVTKVSQLQYALTGTQFGVDFNPAADRLRVISDNGQNLRHNLNDHTTIQDVNLTTPPTEGTTKGVTAAAYTNNDLNGATATTLFDINTNSDQVVIQSPANNGTLAPTGSLGLDAQLKAGMDIYSTLSGGKTVDNTAFASLTPYGATLPSLYSVNAFTGEAAFIKQFPLNITDLAISLTGS; this is encoded by the coding sequence ATGAAAGCAGGCACGAGAAAGAGAATCACGGCGGCGATCGCGGTCGTGGTCACGTCGACGGCACTGATGCTCGGCATGCCGGGCATCGCTTCGGCCGCCCCCGCCGCCGGCCCCAGCCTGCGCGCGTTCGGGATCAGCGGCGACGGCACGCTGATGGCCACGTTCACGACGGACCGGCCGGACGTACTCAACTGGGTACGGGCCGTCACCGGGCTCAGCAGCGACACGGCCCTGGTCGGGATCGACTTCCGGGTGCAGGACGGCCTGCTGTACGGAGTCGGCAACAAGGGCGGCATCTACACGATCAAGACCCCGCCGGCCACCACGGACGTCGTGGTCACCAAGGTGTCCCAGCTCCAGTACGCGCTGACCGGCACGCAGTTCGGCGTCGACTTCAATCCGGCCGCCGACCGTCTCCGCGTGATCAGCGACAACGGCCAGAACCTGCGCCACAACCTCAACGACCACACGACCATCCAGGACGTGAACCTCACCACCCCGCCGACCGAGGGCACGACCAAGGGCGTCACCGCCGCCGCGTACACGAACAACGACCTCAACGGGGCCACGGCGACCACGCTGTTCGACATCAACACCAACAGCGACCAGGTCGTCATCCAGTCCCCGGCCAACAACGGCACGCTCGCCCCGACCGGCAGCCTCGGCCTCGACGCCCAGCTCAAGGCCGGCATGGACATCTACAGCACCCTCTCCGGCGGGAAGACGGTCGACAACACCGCCTTCGCCTCCCTCACCCCGTACGGCGCCACCCTTCCCTCGCTGTACTCCGTCAACGCCTTCACCGGTGAGGCGGCCTTCATCAAGCAGTTCCCGCTGAACATCACGGACCTGGCCATCAGCCTCACCGGCTCCTGA
- a CDS encoding LCP family protein: MSWLAATSAVLVLGAGGVGAWVYNDLDNNITGADVDGKLGGDRPVNLSPGSKNIMVVGSDSRDGANAKYGKDLTTMQSDTLMVLHIPENREWATVVSFPRDSWVEISACEKGDGGTSGPHLAKINEAFAIGGSSGEVAGAAACSIKTVEANTGLRIDNFMSVDFQGFKGMVDALEGIEVCPEQAIYDENALLDMKAGCQTVKGETALGYVRTRYAVGDGSDIGRIGRQQEFMEALAAKAKSKLTSPTSLYAFLQSATKSLTTDEDLDGIDPIYDLASELKGIPSDRLTFLTVPNYPREADVPTDKANVVWQYPQAADLFTSLANDREVDKKRLQAQAKNDLIYASGVRVQVLNGTGVTGRAAAVAEKLREAGFTVVSTGNAPENTDATTVAYPADLTKEAKVLASRLPDTRATRSADAAAGVVTLVVGSDLDLEELR, translated from the coding sequence GTGAGCTGGCTCGCGGCCACTTCCGCCGTGCTCGTCCTCGGTGCGGGCGGTGTCGGTGCCTGGGTCTACAACGACCTCGACAACAACATCACGGGCGCCGACGTCGACGGCAAACTCGGCGGGGACCGCCCGGTCAACCTCAGCCCGGGTTCGAAGAACATCATGGTCGTCGGCTCGGACAGCCGTGACGGGGCGAACGCGAAGTACGGCAAGGACCTGACCACCATGCAGTCGGACACGCTGATGGTGCTGCACATCCCCGAGAACCGGGAATGGGCCACCGTGGTGTCGTTCCCGCGTGACTCGTGGGTCGAGATATCGGCGTGCGAGAAGGGTGACGGCGGTACGTCCGGCCCGCATCTGGCGAAGATCAACGAGGCGTTCGCGATCGGTGGTTCGAGCGGTGAGGTCGCCGGAGCCGCCGCCTGTTCGATCAAGACGGTCGAGGCCAACACCGGTCTGCGCATAGACAACTTCATGTCCGTCGACTTCCAGGGCTTCAAGGGCATGGTCGACGCCCTGGAGGGCATCGAGGTCTGCCCCGAGCAGGCCATCTACGACGAGAACGCCCTCCTCGACATGAAGGCGGGCTGCCAGACCGTCAAGGGGGAGACGGCGCTCGGCTACGTACGGACCCGCTACGCCGTCGGTGACGGCTCCGACATCGGACGCATCGGCCGCCAGCAGGAGTTCATGGAGGCCCTGGCCGCCAAGGCCAAGTCCAAGCTGACCAGCCCCACGTCGCTCTACGCCTTCCTGCAGTCCGCCACCAAGTCCCTGACCACGGACGAGGATCTCGACGGTATCGACCCGATCTACGACCTCGCCTCCGAGCTCAAGGGCATCCCGAGCGACCGGCTGACCTTCCTGACCGTTCCCAACTACCCTCGTGAGGCCGACGTCCCGACCGACAAGGCCAACGTCGTCTGGCAGTACCCGCAGGCCGCCGACCTGTTCACCTCCCTCGCCAACGACAGGGAGGTCGACAAGAAGCGGCTGCAGGCACAGGCGAAGAACGATCTGATCTACGCGTCCGGCGTACGCGTCCAGGTCCTCAACGGCACCGGGGTCACCGGCCGCGCCGCCGCCGTCGCCGAGAAGCTGCGCGAGGCCGGCTTCACCGTCGTGAGCACGGGCAACGCGCCCGAGAACACCGACGCCACCACGGTCGCCTATCCGGCCGACCTCACCAAGGAGGCGAAGGTCCTCGCCTCACGGTTGCCCGACACCAGGGCCACGCGGTCCGCGGACGCCGCCGCCGGGGTGGTGACCCTGGTCGTGGGCTCGGATCTCGACCTGGAGGAGTTGCGGTAA